A region of Desulfolithobacter dissulfuricans DNA encodes the following proteins:
- a CDS encoding proline--tRNA ligase, which produces MRYSKLLLPTTKETPAEAEVISHQLLLRAGFIRKLTSGLYTYLPLGFMALQKVSQIVREEMNRAGAQELLMPMVQPGDLWRETGRWQKYGAELLRFKDRHDRDYCLGPTHEEVITDLARRELQSYRQLPVNLYQIQTKFRDEIRPRFGLMRGREFIMKDAYSFDVSDEAASESYQKMYDAYQRIFARCGLEFRAVEADTGSIGGSFSHEFMVLADTGEDTLVICKACSYAANVEKAAVVLPEKTPVQKEPAELTRVETPGMKKVDRVAEFLGVSPADIIKTMVYLADGEPVAVLVRGDREVQDVKLGNILGATEVELADDDTVWKLTRLPVGYIGPREIPIRTVADQEVMRMVNAVTGANEKGYHLTGVNPGRDFTPDLVGDLRQITTEDPCPSCGGQLELTRGIEVGHIFKLGTSYSQAMNATFQDREGGEKPFVMGCYGIGVSRVVAAAIEQNHDKNGIIFPLPLAPFQVILLNLGLNNEETTRAAEGLYEDLQARGIEVLYDDRDERPGSKFKDADLIGIPYRITVGKTYEKEGRVELRRRRDGETTTIDYDGAADHVASLIEDELSRLR; this is translated from the coding sequence ATGCGCTATTCAAAACTATTATTGCCGACCACAAAGGAAACTCCGGCCGAGGCCGAAGTAATAAGCCATCAACTGCTGCTGCGGGCCGGTTTTATCCGCAAGCTGACCTCGGGCCTCTACACTTACCTGCCCCTGGGATTCATGGCCCTGCAGAAGGTCTCCCAGATCGTCCGGGAGGAGATGAACCGGGCCGGGGCCCAGGAACTGCTCATGCCCATGGTCCAGCCCGGGGATCTGTGGCGGGAAACCGGCCGCTGGCAGAAATACGGGGCCGAGCTGCTCCGCTTCAAGGACCGCCACGACCGCGATTACTGCCTGGGACCCACCCATGAGGAGGTCATCACCGACCTTGCCCGGCGGGAACTGCAGTCCTATCGGCAGCTGCCGGTAAACCTGTACCAGATCCAGACCAAGTTCCGGGACGAGATCCGCCCCCGGTTCGGCCTCATGCGTGGGCGGGAATTCATCATGAAAGATGCCTATTCCTTTGATGTCAGCGACGAGGCTGCCAGCGAGTCGTACCAGAAGATGTATGACGCCTATCAGCGGATATTCGCCCGCTGTGGCCTGGAATTTCGGGCCGTGGAGGCGGACACCGGCTCCATCGGCGGCAGCTTTTCTCACGAGTTCATGGTCCTGGCCGATACCGGTGAGGACACCCTGGTGATATGCAAGGCGTGCTCCTATGCGGCCAACGTGGAAAAGGCGGCCGTGGTGCTTCCGGAGAAGACCCCGGTGCAGAAGGAGCCGGCCGAGCTGACCCGGGTGGAGACGCCGGGGATGAAAAAGGTGGACCGGGTGGCAGAGTTTCTCGGGGTAAGCCCGGCCGATATCATCAAGACCATGGTCTACCTGGCCGACGGCGAGCCGGTGGCTGTTCTGGTGCGTGGCGACCGTGAAGTCCAGGATGTGAAACTGGGGAACATCCTCGGCGCCACCGAGGTGGAGCTGGCCGATGACGATACGGTCTGGAAGCTGACCAGGCTGCCGGTGGGCTATATCGGTCCCCGGGAGATCCCGATCAGGACCGTTGCCGACCAGGAGGTGATGCGCATGGTCAACGCGGTCACCGGCGCCAATGAAAAGGGGTATCACCTCACCGGGGTCAATCCGGGCCGGGATTTCACCCCCGACCTGGTGGGCGATCTGCGCCAGATTACTACCGAGGATCCCTGTCCTTCCTGCGGTGGCCAGCTGGAGCTCACCCGCGGAATCGAGGTGGGCCATATCTTCAAGCTCGGCACCAGCTATTCCCAGGCCATGAACGCCACCTTCCAGGATCGGGAGGGTGGTGAAAAGCCTTTTGTCATGGGCTGCTATGGCATCGGCGTCAGCCGGGTGGTGGCGGCGGCCATCGAGCAGAACCATGACAAAAACGGGATTATCTTTCCCCTGCCCCTGGCCCCGTTCCAGGTGATCCTCCTCAACCTGGGGTTGAACAACGAGGAGACCACCCGGGCTGCGGAGGGCCTTTATGAGGATCTCCAGGCCCGGGGTATCGAGGTCCTCTACGATGATCGGGACGAGCGCCCAGGCTCCAAGTTCAAGGATGCGGATCTGATCGGCATCCCCTACCGGATCACCGTGGGCAAGACCTATGAGAAGGAGGGCCGGGTGGAACTGAGGCGCCGCCGGGACGGGGAAACCACTACCATCGACTATGACGGGGCCGCCGACCATGTTGCCTCCCTCATCGAGGACGAACTGAGCCGCCTCCGGTAA
- the ispG gene encoding flavodoxin-dependent (E)-4-hydroxy-3-methylbut-2-enyl-diphosphate synthase, which produces MIKRRKTRQIHIGPVAIGGGAPISVQSMTNTDTRDIEATVAQIRRLEKAGCELIRVAVPDMEAAVAIRGIRERITIPLIADIHFDSRLAVAAMEHGAQAIRINPGNLGGEDKLARVVDAARQHRVPIRVGVNSGSIEKDLLKKYGYPTPDRPTALIESALRNVALLEKLSFYEIKISIKSSDTLTTISGYRELSEKTDYPLHIGVTEAGGLIAGTVKSSVALGILLFEGIGDTFRISLTRDPEEEIRVGFELLRSLRIRQRGPEMISCPTCGRTRIDLFPLAEAVEKHLQTMETNLKVAVMGCVVNGPGEAREADIGIAGGHGVGIIFKKGEIFKKLPEEELLPVFLDELNKMERERRENRD; this is translated from the coding sequence ATGATCAAGCGCAGAAAGACACGACAGATCCATATAGGCCCGGTGGCCATTGGCGGCGGAGCCCCGATTTCGGTCCAGTCCATGACCAATACCGATACCCGGGATATAGAGGCCACTGTGGCCCAGATCCGGCGGCTGGAAAAGGCGGGCTGTGAACTGATCCGGGTGGCGGTTCCGGACATGGAGGCTGCGGTGGCCATTCGTGGTATCCGTGAGCGGATCACCATTCCCCTGATCGCTGATATCCATTTCGACTCCCGTCTGGCCGTGGCGGCCATGGAACACGGTGCCCAGGCCATCCGCATCAACCCGGGCAACCTGGGTGGTGAGGATAAGCTGGCCAGGGTGGTGGATGCGGCCCGGCAGCATCGGGTTCCCATCCGCGTTGGGGTCAACTCCGGATCCATTGAGAAAGATCTCTTGAAAAAATATGGTTATCCGACCCCGGACAGGCCCACCGCGCTCATCGAAAGCGCGCTGCGCAACGTGGCCCTGCTGGAGAAACTCTCGTTTTACGAGATAAAAATTTCCATCAAGTCCTCGGATACCCTCACCACCATCTCCGGCTATCGGGAGCTGTCCGAAAAGACAGACTACCCCCTCCATATCGGGGTGACCGAAGCCGGCGGCCTGATCGCCGGCACTGTGAAGTCCAGTGTGGCTTTGGGGATTCTTTTGTTCGAGGGCATCGGCGATACCTTCCGTATTTCGCTCACCCGCGACCCGGAAGAGGAGATTCGGGTGGGGTTTGAGCTCCTGCGTTCGCTGCGTATCCGCCAGCGGGGGCCGGAGATGATATCCTGTCCCACCTGCGGCCGGACCCGGATCGATCTCTTTCCCCTGGCCGAGGCCGTGGAAAAACATCTGCAGACCATGGAGACCAACCTCAAGGTGGCGGTCATGGGCTGTGTGGTCAATGGTCCGGGCGAGGCCCGGGAGGCCGATATCGGTATTGCCGGGGGCCACGGGGTGGGGATCATCTTCAAAAAGGGCGAGATCTTTAAAAAACTGCCCGAGGAGGAACTACTGCCGGTCTTTCTCGACGAGCTCAACAAGATGGAGCGGGAGCGGCGGGAGAACAGGGACTGA
- the tsaB gene encoding tRNA (adenosine(37)-N6)-threonylcarbamoyltransferase complex dimerization subunit type 1 TsaB yields MDQPLILAIETATGCGSVALTSGDPLSGALLAEATAQPRVTHARRLLGSVEWVLGAGGVSWEQLDGIAVSLGPGSFTGLRIGMAAAKGLAMAAGVPLLGVPTLDALACTALGVAREKELCCLLDARKNEVYAALYRSGDDGLPVRSQDPVVIGPEQLVAKLTGPTVFAGPGVAAFHEIFAGSRLIEILPPPLCQPRAAFVGLLGGRMLALGDVLEPAAAAPLYIRASDAELNFKARRQPSAGNTEPRSGR; encoded by the coding sequence GTGGACCAGCCCCTGATTCTTGCCATTGAAACCGCCACCGGCTGCGGCAGCGTGGCCCTGACCAGCGGCGATCCGCTTTCCGGCGCTCTCCTGGCCGAGGCCACGGCCCAGCCCAGGGTGACCCACGCCCGGCGACTGCTCGGCAGCGTGGAGTGGGTCCTTGGGGCCGGCGGGGTGAGTTGGGAGCAGCTGGACGGAATCGCGGTCAGTCTGGGGCCCGGGTCCTTCACCGGGTTGCGCATCGGCATGGCGGCGGCCAAGGGACTTGCCATGGCGGCCGGGGTACCGCTGCTGGGTGTGCCAACCCTGGATGCCCTGGCCTGCACGGCCCTGGGGGTGGCCAGAGAAAAAGAGCTGTGCTGCCTGCTCGATGCCCGGAAAAACGAGGTGTATGCGGCCCTCTACCGGTCAGGAGACGATGGGTTGCCGGTTCGGAGTCAGGACCCCGTGGTTATCGGTCCGGAACAACTGGTGGCAAAGCTTACCGGGCCCACGGTGTTCGCCGGACCCGGAGTCGCCGCCTTTCATGAGATATTTGCCGGGTCCAGGCTGATCGAGATTCTGCCTCCTCCCCTCTGTCAGCCCAGGGCGGCCTTTGTCGGTCTGCTGGGTGGCCGGATGCTGGCCCTGGGGGACGTGCTTGAGCCGGCTGCGGCAGCCCCTCTCTATATCCGGGCTTCTGATGCGGAACTGAATTTCAAGGCCAGGCGGCAACCATCGGCCGGTAACACCGAGCCCCGGTCGGGCCGGTAA